In the Candidatus Polarisedimenticolaceae bacterium genome, AAGATCGGGCGGGATCAGGCTCCGCGCTTGAGGGACTTGAGCATCCCCTCGAAAGCCGCGCGGTTGGCTTCGACGGTCTTCTCGGGGCCGGTGAACTTGAAGAACCAGTTCGCATCGGCGCCCTCCGCGACCGCGCCGAGGAGCTTGTAGCCGGGCTTCGGCTCCGACGGCGCCATCCCCATCGAAGAACCGGCGCTGTAGGTGCCGGCGACCTCGACCGTGAGGACCTCGACGTCGCCGACCTTCATCGAGCCGGTCTTCATCCCCGACGTGCCGGGCTGGCCGTCGGCGAGGGTGAACTGGCTCGCCCAACGCTCGGCGTTCGCCTGCGGAGCACCCCCCTGTCCGGGGCCGAAGTAGAAGACGACGCATTCCCCGTCGCCGCCGGGGCCGGGGACCTTGTACTGGGCCTTGCGCATCGCGTTGGCGGGCGGTTCCTCGGTCCAGCCCTTCGGCAGAGTCCACGCGAGGCCGGTCGCCCCTTCGCCGCTTCCGGCGGGAGGCGGCGTGATCTCGGGCGGTGCACCCATGCCTTCGACGGGGGGATGTCCCGAAGGGAGCTGGGCGTCGGCGCCCGGCATCGGCGGGTGCCCGGGAGGAAGCTGCGCCTCGCCCTCGCGGCTCGACACGGGCGGCGGAATCGCCGCGGTGTCGGTCGAGCCGGCGGGAGCCGGAGTTTCTTCCTTTTTCCCGCAGCCCGTCACCGTGAGGGCGAGCGCCGGCACGGCGATCAGAGTCAGGAGGATCGTGTTCTTGCTCACTTCTTTCTCCGTAAGAGACTCCGGGCGTGGGCCGCGCGGAGGAGCCTCAAGATACCCGATGTCAGCCGAGGATCGCGACGCGGGCGGCGCGAGGTGCGTCAAGCGGCGCATCAGGCGGCGGTTCAGGTTTCTCCCCGTCCACGAGCCAGCGGCACAACGCCTGCGCCGCCGCGACGTCCCCCCTGCACAACCACGATTCGAGCTCCCCCTCGGGATCGGCGCCCCACTCCCTCGGGTCCTCGGCGTTGACCGCCTCGAGCCCGGCGCCGCGGCGATAGCGACGGAAGAAGTCCTGGTGGAAAACGAGGAATCGCTTCGTGCGGGTGCGCCCCTTCTCGTCGTCGCCGAAGTGCTCGCGGCACAACTCGACGTACCGGCGCAGGACCGACAGGCGCGCCTCGGCGTCGAGGGTCTCGTCCCGCTCCTGCGCGTATTCGCGGAAGATCCAGGGCTTGGCGAGGGCCCAGCGGCCGACCATCACCGCCGCGCACCCCGTCTCGGCGAGACGCCGGGTCGCGTCGCGCCAGGTCAGGACGTCGCCGTTTCCGATCACGGGGACGGGGACGGCGTCCACCAGGTCGCGGACGCGATCCCAGTCGGCGGCCCGGCGATAACGCTGGGCGCGCGACCTCGCGTGCAGGGTGATCGCGTCGGCTCCGGCCT is a window encoding:
- a CDS encoding tRNA-dihydrouridine synthase family protein encodes the protein MTAREIFEGRLIMAPMTRGTDLPFRRLAGELGAEVCLGEMAYAHKVIGKERGDRPLLRRHPSEKFFGVQLAGKVPEVMAEAARVAEDAGADFVDVNCGCPIDEVTRRGFGASLLQRASKVGAVVAAMKGAVKIPVTVKLRLGWDDDKPTYLKVAASAVEAGADAITLHARSRAQRYRRAADWDRVRDLVDAVPVPVIGNGDVLTWRDATRRLAETGCAAVMVGRWALAKPWIFREYAQERDETLDAEARLSVLRRYVELCREHFGDDEKGRTRTKRFLVFHQDFFRRYRRGAGLEAVNAEDPREWGADPEGELESWLCRGDVAAAQALCRWLVDGEKPEPPPDAPLDAPRAARVAILG